In the Pseudochaenichthys georgianus chromosome 1, fPseGeo1.2, whole genome shotgun sequence genome, one interval contains:
- the LOC117453207 gene encoding persephin-like — protein sequence LASEPSPAPLVPARSRRSALASPCGLRSVLLQVRHLGLGYDSDETVLFKYCSGTCPHARNNHDLTLSNLLQSGVLPGDVREHHHAPCCRPTLHEDIAFLDNSHRWHKVEKLSAAGCSCVG from the coding sequence TTAGCCTCTGAACCCTCCCCCGCTCCCCTCGTCCCAGCCCGGTCTCGCCGCTCCGCCCTGGCCTCACCGTGCGGCCTGCGCTCCGTACTGCTTCAGGTCCGGCACCTGGGCCTCGGCTACGACTCGGACGAGACGGTCCTCTTCAAGTACTGCAGCGGGACGTGCCCTCACGCTCGCAACAACCACGACCTGACGCTCAGCAACCTGCTGCAGAGCGGCGTGCTGCCCGGAGACGTGAGGGAGCACCACCACGCGCCCTGCTGCCGGCCCACGCTGCACGAGGACATCGCCTTCCTCGATAACTCCCACCGCTGGCACAAGGTGGAGAAGCTGTCGGCCGCCGGCTGCAGCTGCGTGGGCTGA
- the LOC117451289 gene encoding transcription factor IIIA-like → MATKPEPQKRYICSVSGCAAAYNKQWKLDAHLCKHTGVKPHTCGQDGCRKSFCSSYHLTRHELTHTGVKPFQCTEDGCKEAFTTNTNRARHMTRVHTQEHKKYECKYEGCGLEFKKKELLKSHMCEQHTLLPPYKCTHEGCEMRFTVPSKLKRHDKVHQGYPCKEEGCSFTGKTWTEYLRHRKEQHRPTLKCEQCNKEFKDSWFLQQHQYVHSETRVVLKCPREGCERSFTKMFNLQSHISSFHEEERPFTCPHAGCGKTFAMKQSLQRHNIAHDPQRKKIQRQQAKRSLASRLSGLSDTKRLVYKKTRQAERKPAQTLSDPPGPVELVCLLQDTSLLCGAAVDTQGLTDALTSPLTV, encoded by the exons ATGGCGACTAAACCGGAGCCGCAGAAACGCTACATCTGCTCTGTTTCCGGCTGCGCGGCGGCGTACAACAAGCAGTGGAAACTGGACGCGCATCTGTGTAAACACACCGGAGTGAAGCCGCACACATGTGGGCAGGACGGCTGCCGCAAGTCCTTCTGCAGCTCCTACCATCTGACCCGACATGAGCTCACACACACCGGGGTGAAGCCCTTTCAATGCACCGAGGACGGCTGCAAGGAGGCCTTCACCACCAACACAAACCGAGCCAGACACATGACGAGAGTCCACACTCAGGAGCACAAGAAGTACGAGTGCAAATATGAAGGCTGTGGGCTGGAGTTCAAGAAGAAGGAGCTGCTGAAGTCCCACATGTGTGAGCAGCACACCTTGTTACCCCCTTATAAGTGCACGCATGAAGGCTGTGAGATGAGGTTCACTGTGCCCAGCAAGCTGAAGCGACATGATAAG GTGCATCAAGGTTACCCCTGCAAGGAGGAGGGCTGCAGCTTCACAGGGAAGACGTGGACGGAGTATCTGAGGCACAGGAAGGAGCAGCACAGGCCCACATTGAAGTGTGAGCAGTGCAACAAGGAGTTCAAGGACTCCTGGTTCCTGCAGCAGCATCAGTACGTGCACTCTGAGACCCGGGTGGTGCTCAAATGCCCCAGAGAGGGATGCGAAAGATCCTTCACTAAGATGTTCAACCTGCAGAGCCACATCAGCTCCTTCCACGAAGAGGAGAGGCCCTTCACCTGTCCCCACGCCGGCTGTGGGAAAACCTTCGCCATGAAACAGAGTCTGCAGCGTCACAACATCGCTCACGACCCGCAGAGGAAGAAGATCCAGAGGCAGCAGGCGAAGAGATCTCTCGCTTCCAGGTTGAGCGGCTTGAGTGACACGAAGCGGTTGGTTTACAAGAAGACCAGGCAGGCGGAGAGGAAGCCTGCGCAGACGCTGAGTGATCCTCCGGGTCCTGTGGAGCTGGTGTGTCTGCTGCAGGACACGTCCCTGCTGTGCGGCGCTGCTGTGGACACACAGGGACTCACGGACGCCCTGACGTCCCCTCTGACTGTGTAG